One genomic region from Metallosphaera tengchongensis encodes:
- a CDS encoding rhodanese-like domain-containing protein yields MQIIEQYSTPFYKNIVDLPPSMVRKLWKGNKIMILDIRTPQEYIEHHIPGSVLIPMDYLEVLSEYFSDKEVAVVCEHGNRARYATYGMPHLYKKRSIYMIGGMVGWMSMGYEVESGMDENGTKWEQWLDEKLK; encoded by the coding sequence ATGCAGATAATAGAGCAGTACTCCACACCTTTCTACAAAAATATAGTAGATCTCCCTCCATCTATGGTTAGAAAACTGTGGAAAGGAAATAAGATCATGATTTTAGACATAAGGACTCCGCAAGAGTATATTGAACACCACATACCAGGATCCGTCCTAATACCAATGGATTATCTGGAAGTCCTCTCAGAGTACTTCAGCGACAAGGAAGTTGCTGTGGTTTGCGAACACGGCAATAGGGCCCGATACGCTACTTACGGGATGCCTCATCTATACAAGAAAAGGTCAATCTACATGATAGGAGGAATGGTGGGTTGGATGTCGATGGGGTACGAAGTGGAAAGCGGGATGGACGAAAATGGGACAAAATGGGAACAATGGCTTGATGAAAAATTGAAGTAA
- a CDS encoding NAD+ synthase yields MQKLIKDGLGSLDYARVTSVLVNRLREYIDKSGKKGGIVGVSGGIDSAVTATLLSMATQNFYFLVMPSSSTPQDDVEDALGLIKKLGGELKHRVIPIDDVVDKFSDKIESKDKVIVGNIKARTRMILLYAMAQKLDYLVIGTGDKSELMLGYFTKYGDGGVDVLPIGGLFKTQVRKLGEYLKVPESIVKKPSSPALWEGQTAEGELGVSYEVADPVLYLLEKGKKEEEIAVETQVDLSLVLRIKEMVKRSQHKRQPPEIFDIENLSA; encoded by the coding sequence ATGCAAAAACTAATAAAAGATGGTCTAGGTTCGTTGGACTATGCCAGGGTAACATCAGTTTTGGTAAACCGACTAAGGGAGTACATAGATAAAAGTGGGAAGAAAGGTGGGATAGTTGGGGTCAGCGGAGGAATAGATTCCGCTGTTACCGCGACCCTATTGAGTATGGCAACTCAGAACTTCTACTTCTTAGTCATGCCCTCCAGTTCAACCCCCCAGGACGACGTCGAGGACGCCTTAGGTCTTATTAAAAAACTTGGGGGCGAGTTAAAACATAGGGTTATTCCCATAGACGATGTTGTAGACAAGTTTTCAGACAAAATTGAGTCCAAGGACAAGGTGATAGTGGGGAACATTAAGGCCAGGACTAGAATGATCCTGCTCTATGCTATGGCTCAGAAGCTTGACTACCTTGTAATAGGCACTGGGGATAAATCAGAGCTCATGTTAGGCTACTTCACAAAATACGGTGATGGAGGGGTTGACGTATTACCCATTGGTGGCCTTTTCAAGACCCAGGTTAGGAAACTAGGGGAGTACTTGAAAGTCCCAGAAAGTATAGTTAAGAAGCCCAGTTCTCCTGCCCTTTGGGAGGGGCAGACCGCAGAGGGAGAGTTGGGAGTATCTTATGAGGTGGCAGACCCAGTTCTTTACCTCCTAGAAAAGGGAAAGAAGGAAGAAGAGATAGCTGTGGAGACACAGGTTGACCTTAGCCTAGTCTTAAGGATTAAGGAAATGGTCAAAAGGTCTCAACATAAGAGACAACCACCGGAGATCTTCGACATAGAGAACCTTTCAGCTTAA
- a CDS encoding SelD-related putative sulfur metabolism protein: MGLNPLSLATGCAVKVDLIDTVYPALEKLREKLLENNIDVMPREDADIFVTRNRIEVKRVINGGEFDADRAVSLIQVNQETAGNPEKFANFLLRMYTSVKTKRRLVVGKGHSIVTTNPKAEVAVLDLFKLDGEPLKSYTLANNDTIQIVDPLDDPGSQMQVDVGVSNSLNDLFTKGAFSDLKMIPVADAPDPELKERLLKNFESFGKRYNVELIPEVQPDTKTLLIGATVIGKSDHELPTYYDKVDETMEILVTRPVGELTPINVHMWLLTVPELLETMEERGITLQRVEEAKKRALDYMTKPNFATAKTIYHHLPEFGKQFDPQSHVAMTTDVTGPGIFVVKEFAEKASADVELYDVPVIDKEISEFATENFIIPNSTAGTNGAIVIFASRKVIDDVAQSLSREGLEPRVIGRVLRRGSGVVYVKKDVCKLIHRENILKYFKVKDSQV; encoded by the coding sequence ATGGGTCTTAATCCTCTCTCTCTTGCAACAGGATGCGCTGTCAAGGTCGACCTAATAGATACAGTCTACCCTGCGTTGGAGAAACTGAGGGAAAAACTTCTCGAGAACAACATAGACGTAATGCCAAGGGAGGACGCTGACATCTTCGTGACCAGAAACCGCATCGAGGTTAAACGAGTGATAAACGGAGGGGAATTCGACGCTGATAGGGCAGTGAGCCTAATACAGGTAAATCAGGAAACTGCGGGAAATCCGGAGAAGTTCGCTAACTTTCTACTTAGGATGTATACCTCAGTGAAGACCAAAAGGAGGCTGGTAGTGGGCAAGGGTCACTCAATTGTGACCACAAACCCTAAGGCTGAGGTGGCTGTTCTAGACCTATTTAAACTCGATGGAGAACCTTTGAAGTCCTACACCCTGGCCAACAACGATACCATTCAGATAGTGGATCCTCTAGATGACCCGGGGTCCCAAATGCAGGTTGACGTAGGGGTATCAAACTCCCTCAACGACCTGTTCACCAAGGGAGCCTTCAGCGATTTAAAAATGATTCCTGTGGCAGACGCCCCCGACCCAGAGTTAAAGGAGAGGTTACTCAAGAACTTCGAAAGCTTCGGGAAGAGGTACAACGTGGAGCTAATTCCCGAGGTTCAGCCAGACACCAAGACCCTCCTGATAGGTGCCACAGTTATAGGTAAGTCCGACCACGAACTCCCCACGTATTACGATAAGGTCGACGAAACTATGGAGATCCTTGTGACCAGACCCGTAGGTGAGCTTACCCCGATAAACGTACACATGTGGTTACTTACGGTCCCAGAGCTTCTGGAGACCATGGAGGAGAGGGGTATAACCCTTCAGAGGGTCGAGGAGGCCAAGAAGAGGGCCTTGGACTACATGACTAAGCCCAACTTCGCTACGGCTAAGACGATTTACCACCACCTTCCTGAGTTCGGCAAACAGTTCGACCCTCAATCTCACGTAGCAATGACAACTGACGTTACAGGACCGGGGATATTCGTAGTGAAGGAATTTGCTGAGAAGGCTTCTGCGGATGTGGAGCTCTACGACGTTCCGGTCATTGATAAGGAGATAAGCGAGTTTGCCACAGAGAACTTCATCATTCCTAACTCCACTGCAGGGACCAACGGAGCCATAGTTATTTTCGCTTCGAGGAAAGTGATAGATGACGTTGCTCAGTCGCTGAGCAGAGAGGGCCTTGAGCCGAGAGTTATTGGTAGAGTACTGAGAAGAGGTAGCGGAGTCGTTTACGTCAAAAAAGACGTTTGCAAGTTGATCCATAGAGAGAACATTCTCAAGTACTTTAAGGTAAAAGACTCTCAGGTCTAA
- the ilvD gene encoding dihydroxy-acid dehydratase, which translates to MSLKSRSNKTYGGYEKAPNRAFLKAMGLTDEDISKPLVGVAVAWNEAGPCNIHLLGMSQVVKEGIREAGGTPRTFTTPVVIDGIAMGSEGMKYSLVSREVIANTVELTVNAHGYDGFVALGGCDKTQPGLMMSMARLNIPSVYMYGGTTLPGSFRGKEIAIGDVYEAVGSFSAGKITADDLRLMEDEAVPGPGACGGLYTANTMAMLSEALGIALPGSSAPPAVSSDRVKFAKETGKALMKVLELGLKPRDVLTFEAFENGIAVLMASGGSTNAVLHLLAIAHEAGVSLSLDDFDRISRKVPEIVNMKPGGDYVMADLYKVGGTPVILRKLLNAGLIHGEVMTVTGKTMAQNISEMKFPDVKHDHVVRELSNPFTPAGGIRILKGSLAPEGAVVKISASKIKYHKGTAVVFNSEEEAFKSVIERKIKEGDVVVIRYEGPKGGPGMREMLAVTSAIVGQGLGEKVALVTDGRFSGATRGLMVGHVAPEAAAGGPIALIKDGDTIVIDGEKGRIDVLVEEEEMKARAKAWTPPEPRYKSGLLSQYSKLVTSSSRGAVLV; encoded by the coding sequence ATGTCTTTAAAATCTAGGTCAAACAAGACTTACGGAGGTTACGAGAAGGCACCTAATAGGGCTTTTTTGAAGGCAATGGGACTAACCGACGAGGATATTTCAAAACCTTTGGTAGGTGTAGCCGTAGCCTGGAATGAGGCAGGGCCGTGCAACATCCACCTCCTAGGCATGTCCCAGGTAGTAAAGGAAGGGATCAGGGAAGCTGGAGGAACTCCCAGAACCTTCACGACACCTGTTGTGATAGACGGTATAGCCATGGGAAGCGAAGGAATGAAGTACTCCCTTGTGAGCAGGGAGGTTATAGCTAACACGGTGGAGCTAACAGTTAACGCTCACGGTTATGACGGTTTCGTTGCTCTGGGGGGATGTGACAAAACTCAGCCAGGGCTCATGATGTCAATGGCCAGGCTCAACATACCCTCAGTTTACATGTACGGGGGAACAACTCTCCCTGGGAGCTTCAGAGGGAAGGAGATCGCTATCGGGGACGTGTACGAGGCAGTAGGATCCTTCTCTGCAGGCAAGATTACCGCTGATGATTTGAGACTAATGGAGGACGAAGCGGTGCCCGGACCTGGGGCTTGCGGTGGACTTTATACAGCCAACACCATGGCGATGCTATCCGAGGCTCTGGGTATAGCCTTACCAGGCAGCTCCGCACCGCCCGCCGTGAGCTCTGATAGGGTAAAGTTCGCCAAGGAGACTGGAAAGGCATTGATGAAGGTCTTGGAGTTAGGACTGAAGCCTAGGGACGTTTTAACCTTTGAGGCCTTTGAAAACGGTATAGCTGTCCTGATGGCATCAGGTGGATCAACCAACGCTGTCCTACACCTTCTAGCCATTGCCCATGAGGCTGGTGTTTCCTTGTCCCTTGACGACTTCGATAGGATCAGCAGGAAGGTACCTGAGATAGTTAATATGAAACCTGGTGGAGACTACGTTATGGCAGACCTATACAAGGTCGGCGGTACTCCAGTAATACTTAGGAAACTCCTCAACGCCGGCTTGATCCATGGAGAAGTAATGACAGTGACCGGTAAGACAATGGCGCAAAACATCTCTGAGATGAAGTTCCCTGATGTCAAGCATGACCACGTAGTAAGGGAATTGTCTAATCCGTTCACCCCAGCTGGAGGGATCAGGATCCTAAAGGGCTCATTGGCTCCGGAGGGTGCTGTGGTGAAGATATCGGCATCAAAGATAAAGTACCACAAGGGTACGGCAGTCGTATTCAACTCTGAAGAGGAGGCCTTTAAGAGCGTCATAGAGAGGAAGATAAAGGAGGGAGACGTAGTGGTCATAAGGTATGAGGGACCTAAGGGAGGGCCGGGAATGAGGGAAATGTTGGCTGTGACAAGCGCCATAGTAGGTCAGGGACTTGGAGAGAAAGTGGCCTTAGTTACGGACGGTAGGTTCTCTGGAGCGACCAGGGGCCTCATGGTAGGTCATGTCGCACCGGAGGCCGCTGCGGGTGGACCCATAGCCCTTATCAAGGACGGAGATACAATTGTTATTGACGGGGAAAAAGGTAGAATAGACGTACTAGTCGAGGAGGAAGAGATGAAGGCTAGGGCAAAGGCTTGGACCCCTCCAGAGCCAAGGTATAAAAGCGGTTTGCTTTCCCAGTATTCCAAGCTTGTTACTTCGTCCTCAAGAGGGGCAGTTCTAGTGTAA
- a CDS encoding class I SAM-dependent methyltransferase, protein MSAAGEEATLKVFESDFYISEMTKVWDEGQKWSEWVKELIKRFNLGRSVLDVPCGVGRVSYFLSKEGFNVLGVDISDRMISLARKNVPDVSFLKGDMRKLGDIVGGQKFDVVLNLFNSLGYYSEEEDLQILSSLRQVTKGVAVINLDNRDYVLFNLPDVKYAYIPPYMVIDNSRFDPMTSRVQVIRKYVDGKGNEVGSIEYSQRFYSLHEMVNMVKKAGFEVLGVFSGYSWKNFEIVDPEMTLILSPST, encoded by the coding sequence ATGTCCGCAGCAGGTGAGGAAGCAACTCTGAAGGTTTTCGAGTCTGATTTTTACATTAGCGAAATGACTAAGGTCTGGGACGAGGGTCAGAAGTGGTCTGAGTGGGTAAAGGAGCTGATCAAAAGGTTCAACCTAGGAAGGAGCGTATTAGACGTTCCGTGCGGCGTTGGAAGGGTAAGCTATTTCCTATCCAAGGAGGGCTTTAACGTCCTTGGAGTGGATATCTCGGACAGGATGATCTCCTTGGCTAGGAAGAACGTCCCTGACGTCAGCTTCCTGAAGGGGGATATGAGGAAGCTGGGAGATATAGTCGGGGGTCAGAAGTTTGACGTCGTTCTCAACCTCTTTAATAGCCTAGGATACTACAGCGAAGAGGAGGACCTTCAGATCTTATCCTCCCTGAGACAAGTCACAAAAGGAGTCGCAGTTATAAATCTTGATAACAGGGATTACGTTCTCTTCAATCTTCCGGATGTCAAGTATGCCTACATCCCACCATATATGGTAATTGATAACTCTAGATTTGATCCTATGACTTCTAGAGTCCAGGTGATTAGAAAATACGTGGACGGTAAGGGGAACGAAGTTGGATCCATCGAGTACAGTCAGAGGTTCTACAGCCTCCATGAAATGGTTAACATGGTCAAAAAGGCTGGATTTGAGGTCTTGGGAGTGTTCTCGGGTTATTCATGGAAAAACTTCGAAATAGTGGATCCTGAGATGACGCTTATCCTATCTCCCTCAACTTAA
- the prf1 gene encoding peptide chain release factor aRF-1 produces MKVLLRELKKWSAPATVLLSLYIPPNRPVSDVVNMLRQEASISQNIKLKRTRDAVESAITSAIDRLVTLNKVPENGLVLFCGENFDNGDFRCYMFTPPEKVNVYFYRTDKQFHTEFLEDMVEVSEIYGLLIVERDQGTIGVLRGSRIEVLEEMEGYVPGKHMMGGQSQRRIDRIIEELYHDFLKSFGEKVNNYLLPYLEGGKLKGILLGGPGYAKKDFYDSDYIDYRLKKLIMLPLVDIGYQGEAGLREMVMKSKDQLKNQKYIEVEDLIEELKFHLAKDDGLVIYGKEEILKALQMGAVDRLIIFDDGNPENEKLMQEAEKYGTTVYLVGDEIPEAEWVRKTFNGMIGKLRYKV; encoded by the coding sequence TTGAAAGTCCTTCTCAGGGAGCTAAAAAAGTGGAGTGCTCCTGCGACTGTCCTACTTTCGCTCTACATACCTCCCAACAGGCCGGTGTCAGACGTCGTCAACATGCTGAGACAGGAGGCTTCCATATCCCAAAACATTAAGTTGAAGAGGACTAGGGACGCGGTGGAGTCAGCCATAACATCAGCCATAGACAGACTAGTTACGCTTAACAAGGTTCCAGAGAACGGTCTAGTTCTCTTTTGTGGGGAGAACTTCGACAACGGAGACTTCAGGTGTTACATGTTCACTCCACCGGAGAAGGTCAACGTATACTTTTACAGGACTGATAAACAGTTCCACACGGAGTTCCTGGAGGACATGGTCGAAGTCTCTGAGATCTACGGTTTGCTTATTGTGGAGAGAGACCAAGGAACCATTGGGGTACTGAGGGGCTCTAGAATTGAGGTACTTGAAGAGATGGAGGGTTACGTCCCAGGGAAGCATATGATGGGAGGACAGAGCCAAAGAAGAATTGATAGAATAATAGAAGAGCTCTATCACGACTTTCTCAAGTCCTTTGGAGAGAAGGTAAACAACTATCTCCTTCCGTATCTGGAAGGGGGTAAACTGAAGGGTATACTGCTGGGCGGTCCAGGCTATGCCAAGAAGGACTTCTATGATTCAGATTACATAGACTATAGGCTGAAGAAGTTGATAATGCTTCCCCTCGTGGATATAGGTTACCAAGGGGAGGCTGGGCTCAGGGAGATGGTGATGAAATCCAAGGACCAACTAAAGAATCAGAAGTACATAGAGGTGGAGGACCTAATAGAGGAACTGAAGTTCCACCTAGCTAAGGACGACGGTTTGGTCATTTATGGAAAGGAGGAAATCCTGAAGGCTTTACAAATGGGAGCTGTGGATAGACTTATCATATTTGATGACGGGAACCCTGAGAACGAGAAGCTGATGCAGGAGGCTGAAAAATACGGTACCACAGTTTACCTTGTTGGGGATGAGATCCCAGAGGCTGAGTGGGTTAGGAAGACCTTCAATGGAATGATAGGGAAGTTGAGGTACAAAGTCTAG
- the msrA gene encoding peptide-methionine (S)-S-oxide reductase MsrA produces MYEVATLGGGCFWCTEAVFSRLKGVIKVVPGYSGGWVPNPTYEEVCSDNTGHAEVVQITYDPAVISYRTLLEVFFEIHDPTTPNRQGNDVGSQYRSIILYHNEEQRKIAEEVIQELTQSRKFRDPIVTEVVPFKAFYEAEEYHHNFYDRNRYYPYCRVIISPKVRKLMSHFAPLVKEGARVDA; encoded by the coding sequence ATGTACGAGGTCGCTACCCTTGGGGGTGGATGTTTCTGGTGCACTGAGGCTGTGTTTTCCAGGCTAAAGGGAGTCATTAAGGTAGTTCCAGGGTACTCAGGTGGCTGGGTTCCAAACCCCACGTACGAGGAGGTGTGCTCGGATAATACAGGTCACGCAGAGGTTGTTCAAATAACTTATGATCCTGCCGTGATATCCTACAGGACATTATTGGAGGTATTTTTCGAGATTCATGACCCCACAACACCGAACAGGCAGGGAAACGACGTTGGGAGCCAGTACAGATCCATAATTCTCTATCATAATGAGGAGCAGAGGAAAATAGCGGAAGAGGTAATACAGGAGCTAACCCAGAGCAGAAAGTTCAGGGATCCCATCGTAACCGAGGTGGTCCCATTCAAGGCTTTCTACGAGGCAGAGGAGTACCACCATAACTTTTACGATAGGAATAGGTATTATCCCTACTGTAGGGTTATAATAAGCCCTAAGGTAAGGAAGCTGATGAGTCACTTCGCTCCCCTAGTGAAAGAGGGAGCCAGGGTAGATGCGTGA
- a CDS encoding chlorite dismutase family protein — MQVLSIKFLPSWWALSKGQRSRIIGMAKEVEKDTEKDVISLKRYASLNRPSSLVYWLSSDHTTPLVKFRSSLLSSLSGYAEEDVLLLSVFRPSPYVKGSFDPRSVLKSPPMKYFVAYPMKKDVSWYLLPFKEREEIMAEHIKMAKEHPANNGIKSYTTYSFGVADYEFVVIYEMSSLPEWIEVVESLREAKARKWITKEEPLITGELMDPEFLYS, encoded by the coding sequence ATGCAAGTGTTGTCGATAAAATTCTTGCCTAGCTGGTGGGCTCTAAGCAAGGGGCAGAGGTCTAGGATCATCGGGATGGCCAAGGAGGTGGAAAAAGACACCGAAAAGGATGTAATATCGTTGAAGAGATACGCGTCCCTGAACAGACCCTCCTCCCTGGTTTACTGGTTATCTAGTGACCATACAACCCCTCTAGTTAAATTTAGGTCCTCCCTACTCTCCTCATTATCGGGCTACGCTGAGGAGGACGTTTTACTGCTCTCAGTGTTTAGGCCTTCCCCCTACGTTAAGGGTAGCTTCGACCCCAGGAGCGTCCTTAAGTCGCCCCCAATGAAGTATTTTGTGGCATACCCAATGAAAAAGGACGTGAGCTGGTACCTGTTACCCTTCAAGGAGAGGGAGGAAATAATGGCGGAACATATAAAGATGGCGAAGGAGCATCCAGCCAATAATGGGATAAAGTCCTACACAACCTACTCCTTTGGGGTTGCTGATTACGAGTTCGTAGTGATCTATGAGATGTCCTCACTACCAGAGTGGATAGAGGTTGTGGAGAGCCTTAGGGAAGCTAAGGCCAGGAAATGGATAACTAAGGAGGAACCTCTCATCACTGGAGAGCTCATGGATCCAGAATTCCTTTATTCATGA
- a CDS encoding NUDIX hydrolase: MKVFSGKKFEVHVDKVGLPNGKERELEYVKHRGSAVIIPILEDKLILIRQYRPVIGKWIYELPAGSVEEEEDPLSTAKRELVEETGYEAEDLREILRFYPSPGITTELMHLYLAHGLKYVGAKPEEYEVIQVIPLKFTEVKNLLDKGEIEDGKTLIAIYYLMNKGILDP; the protein is encoded by the coding sequence ATGAAAGTTTTCTCCGGGAAGAAGTTCGAAGTACACGTGGACAAAGTGGGTCTCCCAAACGGGAAAGAGAGGGAATTGGAGTACGTGAAACATAGGGGCTCCGCAGTGATCATACCCATACTTGAGGACAAGTTAATTCTCATACGCCAATACAGACCAGTAATAGGAAAATGGATATATGAGCTACCAGCAGGATCGGTGGAAGAAGAGGAAGACCCGTTATCGACGGCTAAGAGAGAGCTCGTGGAGGAGACTGGGTACGAGGCAGAGGATCTAAGGGAGATCTTGAGGTTCTACCCATCTCCAGGGATAACAACTGAACTAATGCACCTATATTTGGCTCATGGTCTGAAGTACGTTGGGGCAAAGCCTGAGGAATATGAGGTAATTCAAGTAATACCCTTGAAGTTCACAGAGGTCAAGAATCTCCTTGACAAGGGGGAAATAGAGGATGGAAAGACCTTAATTGCCATCTATTATCTCATGAATAAAGGAATTCTGGATCCATGA
- the cutA gene encoding glyceraldehyde dehydrogenase subunit alpha yields the protein MTYVGSRVRRIEDERLISGKGQYIDDIELPGTLYLAILRSQVAHAKLRRVDLSDVLKIQGVVDAFSGLNIKVENRPRNFPMASDEILYEGQPIAAVVATDRYLAYDALESVQLEYEELPAVTDPVSAIEEKISAVENQKNLVYSRTYSSGNAEEAIEKSDKVVELDLEISRVYPAAMETRGLLVVYSPNSLTVYAPTQSPHFMRRYLLQAFSDQIQDIRVVQPDVGGAFGSKLFPYPEDYITVHASLRLRRPIKWISTRSEDMRSTYHARGQVHKVKAGAKKDGTLMGIMDDLFIDLGAASHGTYLADIAATMLPGPYSVRDVKVMVYGVYTNKTPLDQYRGAGRPEASFVIERIMDSLADELGMDPVELRKKNLIREVPYKNPFGLLYDSGNYLSLLERAEKVYREMVAKAEELRSAGRQVGVGFDFYLEQNNFGPWESASVRVRGDGKVTVIIGAAPHGQGTATGVAQIVAEELGVDMRDVEVRWGDTSMIGEGYGTYGSRSLTLAGNAALLASRKVKEKALKLASQFLRSDVQELRYEQGKVTNLKTGKFMTLKEIASKSMSSLGGIWRYREEPGLEGTAYFGLDNYTYPYGSHVVMVEIVDGKPRVLDYYAIDDIGLVVNPLLAEGQVRGGIIQGFGETILEEVSYTQFGNLLTGNFSDYAIPTAVEAFSMRWDYLEEGKSNAPLPAKGIGEGATIGTPPALIRAAEKAVSKKLHRLPIRPESLLP from the coding sequence ATGACCTACGTAGGTTCAAGAGTGAGACGGATTGAGGATGAAAGACTTATCTCCGGAAAAGGACAGTACATTGATGATATTGAACTTCCTGGAACCCTCTACCTTGCAATATTAAGGAGTCAAGTTGCCCACGCCAAGTTGAGGAGAGTTGACCTATCGGACGTCTTGAAAATTCAAGGAGTAGTGGACGCCTTTTCCGGTCTCAACATCAAGGTGGAGAACAGGCCTAGGAATTTCCCCATGGCATCAGATGAGATCCTTTACGAGGGACAACCAATCGCGGCAGTAGTTGCCACGGATAGGTACCTTGCCTACGACGCACTCGAGAGCGTTCAGTTGGAATATGAGGAACTGCCTGCAGTGACAGATCCGGTGAGTGCGATCGAGGAGAAGATTAGCGCAGTGGAAAACCAAAAAAACCTGGTATATTCAAGGACTTATTCCTCAGGTAACGCAGAAGAAGCCATTGAGAAATCAGATAAGGTGGTGGAGCTCGACCTAGAGATTTCCAGGGTATATCCAGCAGCAATGGAGACAAGAGGTCTGCTCGTAGTTTATTCGCCCAACTCCTTGACAGTGTATGCTCCAACGCAGTCCCCCCATTTCATGAGGAGATACCTCCTTCAAGCCTTTTCCGACCAAATCCAGGACATAAGGGTAGTCCAACCTGACGTGGGCGGGGCTTTTGGATCCAAACTTTTCCCATACCCTGAGGACTACATCACGGTACATGCGTCCTTGAGGCTAAGAAGACCGATCAAGTGGATATCAACTAGGAGCGAGGATATGAGGTCCACTTACCACGCTAGAGGACAGGTACACAAAGTTAAGGCTGGAGCTAAGAAGGACGGAACGTTGATGGGAATTATGGACGATCTCTTCATCGATCTTGGAGCTGCCAGTCATGGTACCTACTTGGCGGACATAGCGGCAACCATGCTACCAGGTCCGTACTCTGTCAGAGATGTAAAGGTCATGGTCTACGGAGTGTACACCAATAAGACCCCACTGGACCAGTACAGAGGGGCTGGAAGACCGGAGGCGTCGTTTGTAATAGAGAGGATTATGGACTCGCTGGCTGACGAGCTTGGGATGGACCCTGTGGAACTTAGGAAAAAGAACTTGATCAGGGAGGTTCCCTACAAGAACCCGTTCGGTCTTCTATATGACTCCGGAAATTACCTCAGCCTACTTGAGAGGGCGGAGAAGGTCTATAGGGAAATGGTAGCTAAGGCTGAGGAGCTAAGAAGCGCTGGAAGACAGGTGGGAGTGGGCTTCGATTTTTACCTAGAGCAGAACAACTTCGGTCCATGGGAAAGCGCATCAGTCAGAGTAAGAGGCGACGGTAAGGTCACAGTGATCATCGGTGCGGCTCCCCACGGCCAGGGGACAGCTACAGGCGTGGCCCAAATAGTGGCTGAGGAATTGGGCGTTGACATGAGGGACGTCGAGGTCAGATGGGGTGACACTTCCATGATAGGTGAGGGTTATGGGACCTACGGGAGCAGGAGTCTTACCCTTGCAGGAAATGCCGCCCTCCTGGCGTCAAGGAAAGTTAAGGAGAAGGCCCTGAAGCTAGCCTCACAGTTTCTGAGAAGCGACGTTCAGGAATTGAGGTATGAGCAGGGAAAGGTAACCAATCTGAAGACAGGGAAGTTCATGACCTTGAAGGAGATAGCCTCCAAGTCTATGTCCAGCCTAGGGGGAATTTGGAGATACAGGGAGGAACCAGGACTGGAAGGTACAGCCTACTTCGGACTTGATAACTACACCTATCCCTACGGGAGCCACGTCGTAATGGTAGAGATAGTGGATGGAAAGCCCAGGGTGTTGGACTACTATGCAATTGACGATATAGGTCTAGTAGTAAACCCGCTCCTGGCTGAAGGACAGGTTAGGGGAGGTATAATTCAAGGGTTTGGTGAGACGATCTTAGAGGAAGTGTCTTACACTCAGTTCGGTAACTTACTCACAGGCAACTTCTCCGATTACGCTATTCCCACAGCAGTTGAGGCCTTTAGCATGAGGTGGGACTACCTAGAGGAGGGAAAGTCCAACGCTCCTCTCCCCGCAAAGGGTATAGGAGAAGGTGCTACTATCGGGACTCCCCCTGCACTCATAAGGGCAGCAGAGAAGGCAGTGAGCAAAAAACTACATAGACTCCCGATTAGACCTGAGAGTCTTTTACCTTAA
- a CDS encoding phosphoribosyltransferase yields MPKIPVKVVTWEDIVVLAEKLSEIIKNSYSPDVIIAVARGGLVPARLLADSLGVVDVLSLKVEHWITTANHTTEARIKYPYKVDLNDKKVLIIDDITDTGDSLILTSSYVKENFSPYSMKTATLQHIKTSSKFVPDYYAQEITEWAWFMYPWNYWEDEINLVRKIIDEKKSKDLEVLKERFREDYGVDPPVPLVKILEEMRRRKIF; encoded by the coding sequence TTGCCTAAAATTCCCGTGAAGGTAGTCACTTGGGAGGACATTGTAGTCTTAGCTGAAAAGTTAAGCGAGATAATAAAGAACAGCTACTCTCCGGACGTTATAATTGCTGTCGCTAGAGGAGGTTTGGTTCCTGCCAGATTGTTAGCAGACTCTCTTGGTGTAGTTGACGTCCTCTCTCTTAAGGTCGAACACTGGATTACGACAGCAAACCACACAACCGAGGCGAGGATAAAGTATCCTTATAAGGTAGACCTAAACGACAAGAAGGTTCTAATAATTGACGACATAACGGACACGGGAGACAGTCTAATATTGACCAGCAGTTACGTTAAAGAGAACTTCTCTCCATACTCAATGAAAACTGCTACGTTACAACACATAAAGACGTCCTCTAAATTTGTCCCGGACTATTACGCGCAGGAGATCACGGAATGGGCTTGGTTCATGTATCCCTGGAATTATTGGGAGGACGAGATCAACCTGGTTAGGAAAATAATCGATGAGAAAAAATCAAAGGACCTTGAAGTACTAAAGGAGCGTTTTAGGGAAGACTACGGGGTGGATCCGCCCGTCCCGCTGGTGAAGATTCTAGAGGAGATGAGGAGAAGAAAAATCTTTTAA